From Oryza sativa Japonica Group chromosome 4, ASM3414082v1, one genomic window encodes:
- the LOC4335157 gene encoding UDP-glycosyltransferase 79-like, translating into MGSMSTPPPAAVTAANATSNVGDDNRGGGRVLLLPFPAAQGHTNPMLQFGRRLAYHGLRPTLVTTRYVLSTTPPPGDPFRVAAISDGFDDDAGGMAALPDYGEYHRSLEAHGARTLAELLVSEARAGRPARVLVFDPHLPWALRVARDAGVGAAAFMPQPCAVDLIYGEVCAGRLALPVTPADVSGLYARGALGVELGHDDLPPFVATPELTPAFCEQSVAQFAGLEDADDVLVNSFTDLEPKEAAYMEATWRAKTVGPLLPSFYLGDGRLPSNTAYGFNLFTSTVPCMEWLDKQPPRSVVFVSYGTFSGYDAAKLEEVGNGLCNSGKPFLWVVRSNEEHKLSRELREKCGKRGLIVPFCPQLEVLSHKATGMEPTKT; encoded by the exons ATGGGGAGCATGAGCACACCGCCACCAGCGGCGGTCACGGCGGCGAACGCCACGTCCAACGTCGGCGACGATAACCGTGGCGGTGGGCGGGTGCTCCTGTTGCCGTTCCCGGCGGCGCAGGGCCACACCAACCCGATGCTCCAGTTCGGGCGCCGCCTCGCGTACCACGGCCTCCGCCCCACCCTCGTCACCACGCGGTACGTGctctccaccacgccgccgccgggggacCCCTTCCGCGTGGCCGCCATCTCCGACGGcttcgacgacgacgccggcggcatgGCCGCGCTCCCGGACTACGGGGAGTACCACCGCAGCCTCGAGGCTCACGGTGCACGGACGCTGGCGGAGCTGCTCGTCTCCGAGGCCCGCgcggggcggccggcgcgcgtGCTGGTGTTCGACCCGCACCTGCCGTGGGCGCTCCGCGTGGCGCGCGACGCCGGCGTGGGCGCCGCCGCGTTCATGCCGCAGCCCTGCGCCGTCGACCTCATCTACGGGGAGGTGTGCGCCGGGCGCCTTGCGCTGCCGGTGACGCCGGCGGACGTGAGCGGCTTGTACGCGCGGGGCGCGCTAGGCGTCGAGCTGGGGCACGACGACCTGCCGCCGTTCGTCGCGACGCCAGAGCTGACACCAGCGTTCTGTGAGCAGTCGGTGGCGCAGTTCGCCGGGCTGGAGGACGCCGACGACGTGCTCGTCAACTCCTTCACCGACCTCGAGCCAAAG GAGGCAGCATACATGGAGGCGACATGGCGTGCGAAGACGGTCGGCCCGTTGTTGCCGTCGTTCTACCTCGGCGACGGCCGGTTGCCGTCGAACACGGCGTACGGGTTCAACCTCTTCACGAGCACCGTGCCGTGCATGGAATGGCTGGACAAGCAGCCTCCTCGCTCTGTCGTGTTTGTGTCGTATGGGACTTTCTCCGGCTACGACGCAGCCAAGCTCGAGGAGGTCGGCAATGGCCTTTGCAATTCAGGCAAGCCATTCCTTTGGGTTGTGAGGTCCAACGAGGAGCACAAGTTATCTCGAGAACTTCGAGAAAAGTGTGGGAAGAGAGGACTAATTGTTCCCTTTTGCCCCCAGCTGGAGGTGCTTTCTCACAAGGCCACAGGTATGGAACCAACAAaaacttaa